Proteins encoded together in one Triticum dicoccoides isolate Atlit2015 ecotype Zavitan chromosome 7B, WEW_v2.0, whole genome shotgun sequence window:
- the LOC119340700 gene encoding probable flavin-containing monooxygenase 1, whose product MGMGMENKSVAIIGAGVSGLAACKHLLERGCRPVVFEADTVVGGVWAHTPDCTRLQTERTMYQYTDFPWPDSVTEEFPNNRQVAAYLNAYARCFGVLECIRFGHRVAGMEYLGVVEEEVAAWDEWAGCADAFGSGNGKWRLTVADAQGQVQVHMADFVILCIGRFSNVPNIPKLPPGKGPEAFDGKVVHSMDYSKMGSQKAKEMVKGKRVTVIGYGHSALDIANECASLNGTEKPCTMVVRTKQWVLPDFYAWGINISKLYLTRFGELLIHKPGEGLLLSLLATILTPLKLMFSKFAESYYSITMKKHDMVPDHSFFEGMVGCWVELAPKDHYKNLEEGSILVEKSKTFSFCKEGVLVEGESTLVKSDIVIFGTGFNGDQNIKSMFTSKYFQSILIGSTSMTLSLYRDCVHPNIPQLAVIGYSESYANLHTSELRAKWLAHFMDGGFRLPSVKAMHRDVLEWEKFMKRYSHGEFHAFCIGLLNNWYKDNLCQDMGCNPRRKNGIFADLFEVYGPSDYIDLHPK is encoded by the exons ATGGGCATGGGCATGGAGAACAAGAGCGTGGCCATCATCGGCGCCGGCGTGAGTGGGCTGGCGGCGTGCAAGCACCTGCTGGAGCGCGGGTGCCGGCCGGTGGTATTCGAGGCGGACACCGTCGTTGGCGGCGTGTGGGCGCACACCCCGGACTGCACCAGGCTCCAGACCGAGCGGACCATGTACCAGTACACGGACTTCCCGTGGCCGGATTCCGTCACGGAGGAGTTCCCGAACAACCGCCAGGTCGCCGCCTACCTCAACGCCTACGCGCGCTGCTTCGGGGTGCTCGAATGCATCCGATTCGGGCACCGCGTTGCCGGGATGGAGTACCTCGGTGTcgtcgaggaggaggtggcggcgtgGGACGAGTGGGCTGGCTGCGCTGATGCATTCGGCTCTGGCAATGGCAAGTGGCGCCTCACGGTGGCCGACGCCCAGGGTCAGGTGCAG GTACACATGGCAGACTTTGTGATCCTTTGTATTGGAAGGTTCAGCAATGTTCCCAACATACCTAAATTGCCTCCTGGAAAAGGCCCGGAAGCATTTGATGGAAAAGTGGTCCACTCCATGGACTATTCCAAAATGGGTAGTCAGAAAGCTAAGGAGATGGTCAAGGGCAAGCGTGTGACTGTTATTGGCTATGGACATTCGGCCCTTGACATCGCTAATGAATGTGCAAGCTTGAATG GTACGGAGAAACCATGCACAATGGTTGTCCGAACCAAGCAATGGGTCTTACCGGACTTCTATGCTTGGGGTATCAACATATCAAAATTATATTTAACTCGGTTCGGTGAACTCCTTATTCATAAGCCTGGCGAAGGCCTCCTCCTTAGCTTGTTAGCTACCATCTTGACTCCATTG AAGTTGATGTTTTCGAAGTTCGCAGAGAGCTACTACTCCATTACAATGAAGAAGCATGACATGGTTCCCGACCATAGTTTTTTTGAGGGGATGGTGGGATGCTGGGTTGAACTTGCACCCAAGGATCATTATAAGAATCTAGAGGAAGGCAGCATCTTGGTTGAGAAGTCAAAGACCTTCAGCTTTTGCAAAGAAGGTGTGCTGGTTGAAGGTGAATCTACGTTGGTAAAGAGTGACATAGTTATCTTCGGAACAGGATTCAATGGCGACCAAAATATCAAGAGCATGTTCACATCAAAATACTTCCAGAGTATTTTGATTGGCTCAACGTCCATGACTCTATCACTCTACAG GGATTGTGTACATCCCAACATTCCACAACTCGCAGTCATCGGATATTCAGAGAGCTATGCAAATCTCCACACTTCAGAACTACGGGCCAAGTGGCTAGCACATTTCATGGATGGTGGATTTAGGTTACCAAGTGTTAAAGCAATGCATAGGGATGTTCTAGAATGGGAGAAGTTCATGAAGCGGTACTCTCATGGCGAATTCCATGCATTCTGCATTGGACTTCTGAATAACTGGTACAAGGATAACCTATgtcaagacatgggatgcaacccAAGAAGGAAGAATGGAATTTTTGCTGACTTATTTGAGGTCTATGGTCCAAGTGATTATATTGATCTTCACCCTAAGTAA